The following coding sequences lie in one Musa acuminata AAA Group cultivar baxijiao chromosome BXJ3-1, Cavendish_Baxijiao_AAA, whole genome shotgun sequence genomic window:
- the LOC103985243 gene encoding small ribosomal subunit protein mL103 (rPPR7), with protein sequence MALRVSSRRQISSFLLHYCRFSSSSSSSAAAAAPRPPYDPEIRRLARLRRFSDIESLLEPLKKDRENASSEPFLASVVASYASAGMLDQALRTLDEIPRLGSPRTAISLNALLSALNHSPRRFGRRRLVPELFADLRRKLSIAPDAVSYGILAKNHCLAGEAKKAVPIIKEMEEKKIEVTAVIYTTILDSLYKEGKPQEAERLWKEMNTKGIQPDLPAYNVRVMYRASHGKPKEVLELIGEIKSAGLKPDIITYNYLMACYCSHGRFEDAKKVYRELEEKGCVPNSSTCKSLVLALCKKGDFGGGLDVFMDSMKHGKLPDLGSVKLLVEGLVKASKLRDAKRVVGGLKKKFPEDFVGEWKKLEKVVGLSADEEGSDNTMTA encoded by the coding sequence ATGGCGCTTCGAGTCTCCTCTCGCCGCCAAATCTCCTCCTTTCTTCTCCACTACTgccgcttctcctcctcctcctcctcctccgccgccgccgccgctccccgGCCTCCCTACGACCCCGAGATCCGCCGCCTCGCCCGCCTTCGCCGCTTCTCCGACATCGAGTCGCTCCTCGAGCCCCTCAAGAAGGACCGCGAGAACGCCTCCTCGGAGCCCTTCCTCGCCTCCGTCGTCGCCTCCTACGCCTCCGCCGGGATGCTCGACCAGGCCCTCCGCACCCTGGACGAGATCCCCCGCCTCGGCTCCCCCCGCACCGCCATCTCCCTCAACGCCCTCCTCTCCGCCCTCAACCATTCACCCCGCCGCTTCGGCCGCCGCCGCCTCGTCCCCGAGCTGTTCGCCGACCTCCGACGCAAGCTCTCCATCGCCCCTGACGCGGTCTCCTACGGCATCCTCGCCAAGAACCACTGCCTCGCAGGCGAGGCTAAGAAAGCCGTCCCGATCATCAAGGAGATGGAGGAGAAGAAGATCGAGGTCACTGCGGTGATCTACACCACCATCCTCGATTCGCTATACAAAGAAGGCAAACCTCAAGAGGCCGAGAGGCTTTGGAAGGAAATGAATACCAAAGGGATCCAGCCCGATCTCCCTGCTTATAATGTTCGGGTTATGTACCGAGCTTCCCATGGGAAGCCAAAAGAGGTCCTTGAACTGATCGGTGAGATAAAGTCCGCGGGGTTGAAGCCAGATATCATAACTTACAACTATTTGATGGCCTGTTACTGCAGTCATGGTAGATTTGAGGATGCAAAGAAGGTCTACAGGGAATTGGAGGAGAAGGGGTGTGTGCCAAATTCCTCGACTTGTAAAAGTTTGGTGTTGGCTTTGTGCAAAAAAGGGGATTTCGGTGGAGGCCTGGATGTGTTCATGGATAGCATGAAGCATGGCAAGTTGCCTGATTTAGGTTCCGTGAAGCTGCTGGTAGAGGGGTTGGTGAAAGCTTCTAAGCTAAGGGATGCAAAGAGGGTAGTTGGTGGATTGAAGAAGAAGTTCCCGGAAGACTTCGTGGGGGAGTGGAAAAAGTTGGAGAAGGTGGTTGGTTTGAGTGCTGATGAAGAGGGATCTGATAACACGATGACTGCTTAA